Proteins found in one Mycobacterium branderi genomic segment:
- a CDS encoding thiolase C-terminal domain-containing protein has translation MTCAVIGIGRTLYSRSSGRTTGAMAVQACREAITDAGLACTDVDGICTYMVNDSEQPIYVGWALGIEELAWANAMYGGGNLVADQIATAAAVIEAGMCRAVLVYRSLNGRSGHRFGSVEGPMRVGHEGQFDTVSGFLVPPQWFAMWARRHQYVYGSTCEDLGQIAITQRKHAGPNEHALRREPLTMDDYLAARWINEPFRVLDCTSEADGAVAILIAGEDIARDSAQTPTWLVGSSNSQSGAGWTGWDDPTEMYARSAGPKIWARTGLTPADIDVACMYDCFTYTVMATMEGYGFCEKGEVGTFFSSGRATYGGDVVVNPHGGLLSEGYIHGLNHHYEAALQLRHAAGDRQVDDAQLALVTAGGGPFGGANIYSREHP, from the coding sequence GTGACATGCGCGGTAATCGGCATCGGCCGAACGCTATACTCGCGTAGCTCCGGGCGCACCACCGGCGCCATGGCTGTGCAAGCCTGCCGGGAAGCAATCACCGACGCCGGCCTGGCGTGCACGGATGTGGACGGCATCTGCACCTACATGGTCAACGACTCCGAGCAACCGATCTATGTGGGCTGGGCGCTGGGCATCGAAGAGCTGGCCTGGGCCAACGCGATGTATGGCGGCGGAAATCTGGTGGCCGACCAGATCGCCACCGCCGCAGCGGTTATCGAGGCCGGGATGTGCCGAGCCGTGCTGGTCTACCGGTCCCTTAACGGCCGCTCCGGCCATCGGTTCGGCAGCGTCGAGGGGCCAATGCGTGTCGGTCATGAGGGTCAGTTCGATACGGTCTCCGGGTTTCTCGTTCCGCCGCAGTGGTTTGCGATGTGGGCGCGCCGACACCAGTACGTCTACGGATCTACCTGCGAGGACCTCGGCCAGATCGCCATAACCCAGCGCAAGCACGCCGGACCCAATGAGCATGCGCTGCGCCGTGAACCCCTCACCATGGACGACTACCTGGCAGCCCGGTGGATCAACGAGCCGTTCCGGGTCCTGGATTGCACGTCCGAGGCCGACGGCGCGGTCGCGATCCTGATCGCCGGTGAGGACATCGCCCGTGACAGTGCCCAGACACCGACGTGGTTGGTGGGGTCCTCGAACTCGCAGAGCGGGGCGGGATGGACCGGCTGGGACGATCCCACCGAAATGTATGCGCGCTCAGCGGGTCCCAAGATCTGGGCACGAACGGGTTTGACGCCTGCCGACATTGATGTCGCCTGCATGTACGACTGCTTCACCTACACGGTGATGGCTACCATGGAAGGCTACGGCTTCTGCGAGAAGGGCGAGGTCGGCACGTTCTTCTCCAGCGGGCGCGCCACCTACGGCGGCGATGTCGTGGTCAACCCGCACGGCGGGTTGCTCTCCGAGGGCTACATCCATGGCCTCAACCATCACTACGAGGCAGCGCTGCAACTTCGCCACGCGGCCGGGGACCGCCAGGTCGACGATGCCCAGCTGGCACTTGTCACCGCGGGCGGCGGGCCGTTCGGCGGAGCCAACATCTACAGCAGGGAGCATCCGTGA
- a CDS encoding nuclear transport factor 2 family protein codes for MPLTGHELELFIRRWYQLWNEQDKDGWLRHWRETAPGEPSLEDPVGTPVKRGWEFAGELWDRTGPNHPAVTITQLITGGSEAVVVAHNEGRYRGEPLVIPSVDVWRLNPDGSSAVRSFWVIPEHIPYGKWTASTGSAPSAD; via the coding sequence ATGCCTCTGACAGGCCACGAGCTAGAACTATTCATTCGCCGGTGGTACCAACTGTGGAACGAGCAGGACAAAGACGGCTGGTTGCGGCACTGGCGCGAGACCGCGCCCGGCGAACCGAGTCTGGAAGATCCGGTGGGCACCCCCGTCAAGCGGGGCTGGGAGTTTGCCGGTGAACTGTGGGACCGCACCGGTCCCAACCATCCTGCGGTCACGATCACCCAATTGATCACCGGCGGATCTGAAGCCGTCGTGGTGGCCCACAACGAAGGCCGCTACCGCGGCGAACCGCTGGTGATTCCCAGCGTCGACGTGTGGCGCCTCAACCCCGACGGCAGCAGCGCCGTGCGCAGCTTCTGGGTGATTCCCGAGCACATTCCGTACGGAAAGTGGACCGCAAGCACCGGCAGCGCCCCCTCAGCGGACTGA
- a CDS encoding AMP-binding protein encodes MGTTARSHAAEGSGFDYGQLRDMWYRQGWYSRRTCIDAFKHGAAHHGGAGVTFVTDQAEATSTVAEIHRAALAASAGLQRLGVAPGDAVAVQLTNRLECAIAYQAVLLCGAVLVPIVHVYGANEVGFILAESAAKVLVMPARFGSTLYLDRLAEYARIDTLQRVVIVGAQPAAGYLSWAELGSGPGEYVEPSPEADDVCVLLYTSGTTSAPKGVQHSHNSLLAEQRTMPDLIAADPGDSQLVTFPPGHVAGLGSMLRALLSGTRSVFLDSWDPHRAAELIERFAVTSTAGTPFHLLGLLQVDAIDAKLATLREFLTGATTVTEELGRRAHAAGINSYRSYGLTEHPTVTGARTDDPEARLRTDGKPLPGSAVRIIAPDGADLPSGVDGEVIVRGPDQFIGYRDPALNTDAFTSDSWFRTGDLGRLDAEGRLVITGRIKDVIIRGGETISARQVEEILNAHPAVGEGVAVPAPHPTYGEVVAAVVVLKPGATLSLEELTAHFADSGLARQKTPERLVIVESVPRTAMGKVSKAELRQALFGGAV; translated from the coding sequence GCGGCCCACCATGGCGGGGCTGGCGTCACTTTCGTCACCGACCAAGCCGAGGCGACGTCGACGGTGGCCGAGATCCACCGGGCGGCGTTGGCGGCGTCGGCCGGCCTGCAGCGGCTGGGTGTGGCGCCGGGTGACGCGGTGGCGGTGCAGCTGACGAACCGGCTGGAATGCGCCATCGCCTATCAGGCCGTGCTGCTCTGTGGCGCTGTGCTGGTGCCGATCGTGCACGTCTACGGCGCCAACGAGGTCGGCTTCATCCTGGCTGAATCCGCCGCCAAGGTGCTTGTCATGCCGGCGCGGTTTGGCTCGACGCTCTATCTCGACCGGTTGGCCGAGTACGCGCGGATAGACACGCTGCAGCGCGTCGTCATCGTGGGCGCGCAGCCCGCGGCGGGCTATCTGAGCTGGGCCGAACTGGGCTCCGGACCGGGCGAGTACGTCGAGCCCTCACCGGAGGCCGACGACGTGTGCGTGCTGCTGTACACCTCGGGAACGACCTCGGCGCCCAAAGGTGTTCAACACAGCCACAATTCGCTGCTCGCCGAACAACGCACCATGCCCGATCTGATCGCCGCTGATCCCGGCGATAGCCAGTTGGTGACCTTCCCGCCCGGCCATGTCGCGGGGCTGGGCTCGATGCTGCGGGCACTGCTGTCCGGTACCCGGTCGGTGTTCCTCGACAGCTGGGACCCTCATCGGGCCGCTGAGCTCATCGAGCGTTTCGCTGTCACGTCCACCGCGGGAACGCCGTTTCACCTCCTGGGGCTGCTGCAGGTCGATGCTATCGACGCAAAGTTAGCGACGCTGCGCGAATTCCTCACGGGGGCAACCACAGTGACAGAGGAGCTGGGTCGCCGCGCCCACGCGGCGGGAATCAACTCCTACCGGTCCTACGGGCTCACCGAGCATCCGACCGTGACCGGGGCACGAACCGACGATCCCGAGGCGCGGCTGCGCACCGATGGTAAGCCGCTGCCCGGTTCGGCGGTGCGCATCATCGCCCCGGACGGCGCCGATCTGCCGTCCGGCGTCGACGGCGAGGTCATCGTGCGCGGGCCTGATCAATTCATCGGCTACCGCGATCCGGCTCTGAATACCGATGCCTTCACTTCCGATAGTTGGTTCCGCACCGGCGATCTTGGCCGTCTCGACGCCGAAGGACGGCTCGTGATCACCGGCCGGATCAAGGATGTCATCATCCGCGGCGGCGAAACGATCTCCGCGCGCCAGGTGGAGGAAATCCTCAATGCCCATCCCGCGGTCGGTGAAGGAGTCGCCGTGCCCGCGCCGCACCCGACGTATGGTGAGGTGGTCGCGGCTGTCGTGGTTCTCAAGCCGGGCGCCACACTCAGCCTCGAGGAACTAACGGCGCATTTCGCCGACTCCGGTCTGGCCAGACAAAAGACACCCGAGCGGTTGGTGATCGTCGAGTCTGTGCCCAGGACCGCGATGGGCAAGGTAAGCAAAGCCGAACTGAGGCAAGCGCTTTTCGGTGGCGCAGTGTAA